A region from the Variovorax sp. V93 genome encodes:
- a CDS encoding phasin family protein translates to MATQDDDHGTKGSDRIKDSAQQIWLAGLGAFAKMQQEGSKAFEALVKDGAGLQKKTQQAAEETLAQAQTRMAGFASEFGTKAAGQWGKLENIFEERVARALEKLGIPSAAEHAALQARVAALEAELHHRPGKPTAAAGRTTTTRKTAGRSAAPAAATKKTVRRSPKAG, encoded by the coding sequence ATGGCTACCCAGGACGACGACCACGGCACCAAGGGCTCGGACCGCATCAAGGATTCGGCCCAGCAGATCTGGCTTGCGGGGCTGGGCGCCTTCGCCAAAATGCAGCAGGAAGGCAGCAAGGCCTTCGAGGCGCTGGTGAAGGACGGCGCCGGCCTGCAGAAGAAGACCCAGCAGGCCGCCGAGGAAACCCTGGCGCAGGCGCAGACGCGCATGGCCGGTTTCGCGAGCGAGTTCGGCACCAAGGCGGCGGGCCAGTGGGGCAAGCTCGAGAACATCTTCGAGGAGCGCGTGGCGCGCGCGCTCGAAAAGCTGGGCATCCCCTCGGCCGCCGAGCACGCCGCGCTGCAGGCCCGCGTGGCCGCGCTCGAGGCCGAGCTGCATCACCGGCCGGGCAAGCCCACCGCGGCTGCGGGGCGCACCACCACCACCCGCAAGACGGCGGGCCGCAGCGCAGCACCCGCGGCCGCCACCAAGAAGACCGTGCGGCGCAGCCCCAAGGCGGGCTGA
- a CDS encoding acyl-CoA thioesterase, with protein sequence MSSITLRFLAEPSTVNFGGKVHGGTVMKWIDEAGYACATSWAKRYCVTAFIGSIRFHHPIMIGDLVEVEARLAYTGTTSMNISVEVRSGDMKGGTMDKTTECLIVFVSVDSHGRPLPVQPYVPGTPGEMALAERAKAHLDASRAAGAAA encoded by the coding sequence ATGTCCTCCATCACCCTTCGCTTTCTGGCCGAGCCCAGCACCGTCAACTTCGGCGGAAAGGTCCACGGCGGCACCGTCATGAAATGGATCGACGAGGCCGGCTACGCCTGCGCCACCAGCTGGGCCAAGCGCTACTGCGTGACGGCCTTCATCGGCAGCATCCGCTTTCACCATCCGATCATGATCGGCGACCTGGTCGAGGTCGAGGCCCGGCTCGCCTACACCGGCACCACCAGCATGAACATCTCGGTCGAGGTGCGCAGCGGCGACATGAAGGGCGGCACCATGGACAAGACCACCGAATGCCTGATCGTCTTCGTCTCGGTCGATTCGCACGGCCGGCCGCTGCCGGTGCAGCCCTACGTGCCGGGCACGCCGGGCGAAATGGCGCTCGCAGAGCGGGCCAAGGCCCATCTCGATGCCAGCCGTGCCGCCGGAGCCGCGGCTTAG
- a CDS encoding LysR family transcriptional regulator has product MAQLDLEWLLVFDEVYKTANVSSAAERLGMSQSAASTALARLRTHFGDKLFVRTSRGMEPTPYARQIQPLVLGILDQLNRAKGGRASFDPATAARSFRICMTDISEVVLLPGLLDHLRRTAPGVRIETEIISTESGRRLEDGAVDLAVGFMPQLDAGFYQQTLFMQNFVCLAARNHPRIGERLTRKRFESEAHAVVASSGTGHAIVDKTIARLGLRRNVVASLSSFLSVARIVAHTELIVIVPAILGKVLATQEPVKLLEPPFELPAYAVKQHWHERFHADAGNAWLRRTLAELFGGG; this is encoded by the coding sequence ATGGCCCAGCTCGATCTCGAATGGCTGCTGGTGTTCGACGAGGTCTACAAGACGGCCAACGTGTCGAGCGCCGCCGAACGGCTCGGCATGTCGCAGTCGGCGGCCAGCACCGCACTGGCCCGGCTGCGCACGCACTTCGGCGACAAGCTGTTCGTGCGCACCTCGCGCGGCATGGAGCCCACGCCCTATGCGCGGCAGATCCAGCCGCTGGTGCTCGGCATCCTCGACCAGCTGAACCGGGCCAAGGGCGGACGCGCCAGCTTCGACCCCGCCACCGCGGCGCGCAGCTTTCGCATCTGCATGACCGACATCAGCGAGGTGGTGCTGCTGCCCGGCCTGCTCGACCACCTGCGGCGCACGGCGCCCGGGGTGCGCATCGAGACCGAAATCATCTCCACCGAGAGCGGGCGCCGGCTCGAAGACGGCGCGGTGGACCTGGCGGTAGGCTTCATGCCGCAGCTGGACGCGGGCTTCTACCAGCAGACGCTCTTCATGCAGAACTTCGTCTGCCTGGCCGCGCGCAACCATCCGCGCATCGGCGAGCGGCTCACGCGCAAGCGCTTCGAGAGCGAGGCGCATGCGGTGGTGGCCTCGTCGGGCACCGGCCACGCCATCGTCGACAAGACCATCGCGCGGCTGGGGCTCCGGCGCAACGTGGTGGCCAGCCTGTCGAGCTTCCTGAGCGTGGCGCGCATCGTGGCGCACACGGAGCTGATCGTGATCGTGCCCGCCATCCTCGGCAAGGTGCTGGCCACGCAGGAGCCGGTGAAGCTGCTGGAGCCGCCCTTCGAGCTGCCGGCCTACGCCGTCAAGCAGCACTGGCACGAGCGCTTCCACGCGGACGCCGGCAACGCCTGGCTGCGGCGCACGCTGGCGGAGCTGTTCGGCGGCGGCTGA
- the gtdA gene encoding gentisate 1,2-dioxygenase: MNPTAQKPAAPAPANAAERRNYYERIRPLHLTPLWESLHALVPREPATPCVPALWRYDEIRPLLMESAALITAEEAVRRVLVLENPALPGSSSITQSIYAGLQLIMPGEVAPSHRHVQSALRFIVDGKGAYTTVGGERTTMYPGDFIITPSWAWHDHGNEGVGGKVEPVVWLDGLDIPMLRFFDAGFAENDDAKVQHVARPEGNSLARFGHNMVPVRHDHVSPTSPIFNYPYARSREALALLQKQEAPDAWLGHKLRYINPLTGGAPMPTIGTQLQLLPKGFAGKAHRTTDGTVYSVVEGRGSAEIAGQRFEFGPRDTFVVPSWAPLRLSAPGEDVVLFSFSDRPVQQAMGILREAFLDEA; this comes from the coding sequence ATGAACCCCACCGCCCAGAAACCCGCCGCCCCGGCGCCTGCCAATGCCGCGGAGCGCCGCAACTACTACGAGCGCATCCGCCCGCTCCACCTCACGCCGCTGTGGGAGTCGCTGCATGCGCTGGTGCCGCGCGAGCCCGCCACGCCCTGCGTGCCGGCGCTCTGGCGCTACGACGAGATCCGCCCGCTGCTGATGGAGTCGGCCGCGCTCATCACCGCCGAGGAAGCGGTGCGCCGCGTGCTCGTGCTCGAGAACCCGGCGCTGCCCGGCAGCTCGTCGATCACGCAGTCGATCTACGCCGGCCTGCAGCTCATCATGCCGGGCGAGGTGGCGCCCTCGCACCGCCACGTGCAGTCGGCGCTGCGCTTCATCGTCGACGGCAAGGGCGCCTACACCACGGTGGGCGGCGAGCGCACCACCATGTACCCGGGCGACTTCATCATCACGCCGTCCTGGGCCTGGCACGACCATGGCAACGAGGGCGTCGGCGGCAAGGTGGAGCCGGTGGTCTGGCTCGACGGGCTCGACATTCCGATGCTGCGCTTCTTCGACGCCGGCTTTGCCGAGAACGACGACGCCAAGGTGCAGCACGTGGCGCGCCCCGAGGGCAACAGCCTCGCGCGCTTCGGCCACAACATGGTGCCGGTGCGCCACGACCACGTGTCGCCCACCTCGCCGATCTTCAACTACCCCTACGCGCGCAGCCGCGAGGCGCTGGCCCTGCTGCAGAAGCAGGAAGCGCCCGATGCCTGGCTGGGCCACAAGCTGCGCTACATCAACCCGCTGACGGGCGGCGCGCCGATGCCCACCATCGGCACCCAGCTGCAGCTGCTGCCCAAGGGCTTCGCGGGCAAGGCGCACCGGACCACCGACGGCACCGTCTACAGCGTGGTCGAAGGCCGCGGCAGCGCCGAGATCGCGGGCCAGCGCTTCGAGTTTGGCCCGCGCGACACCTTCGTCGTGCCTTCGTGGGCGCCGCTTCGACTCTCGGCGCCCGGCGAGGACGTGGTGCTCTTCAGTTTTTCCGACCGTCCCGTGCAGCAGGCCATGGGCATCCTGCGAGAGGCCTTCCTCGACGAAGCCTGA
- a CDS encoding fumarylacetoacetate hydrolase family protein — MSFVFTPPSIVGLPIAGSSDLFPVRRVYCVGRNYAAHAREMGFDPDREPPFFFCKPNDDASVVPVAEGAAGAIPYPPLTSNYHYEAELVVAIGKGGKDIAVEQAASHIHGYAVGLDMTRRDLQMKMREAGRPWEIGKAFDFSAPIAPLRTLAEVGEINAGAITLEVDGQVRQNSDITHLIWSVNEVIANLSTLFTLQPGDLIFTGTPEGVGAVKPGQTIRVRIDKLPSLTVRID, encoded by the coding sequence ATGTCCTTCGTCTTCACGCCTCCTTCCATCGTCGGCCTGCCCATTGCCGGTTCGAGCGACCTGTTCCCGGTGCGCCGGGTCTATTGCGTGGGCCGCAACTATGCGGCGCATGCGCGCGAAATGGGCTTCGACCCCGACCGCGAGCCGCCGTTCTTCTTCTGCAAGCCCAACGACGATGCCTCGGTGGTGCCCGTGGCCGAAGGCGCGGCCGGCGCCATTCCCTACCCGCCGCTCACGAGCAACTACCACTACGAAGCCGAACTCGTGGTGGCCATCGGCAAAGGCGGCAAGGACATTGCGGTGGAGCAGGCCGCCAGCCACATCCACGGCTATGCCGTGGGCCTGGACATGACGCGGCGCGACCTGCAGATGAAGATGCGCGAAGCCGGCCGGCCGTGGGAAATCGGCAAGGCCTTCGACTTCTCGGCGCCCATCGCGCCGCTGCGCACGCTGGCCGAGGTGGGCGAGATCAACGCCGGCGCCATCACGCTCGAGGTGGACGGCCAGGTGCGCCAGAACAGCGACATCACGCACCTGATCTGGTCCGTCAACGAGGTGATCGCCAATCTCTCGACGCTCTTCACGCTGCAGCCCGGCGACCTGATCTTCACGGGCACGCCCGAAGGCGTGGGCGCGGTGAAGCCCGGCCAGACGATCAGGGTGCGCATCGACAAGCTGCCTTCGCTCACCGTTCGCATCGACTGA